Proteins co-encoded in one Desulfitobacterium hafniense DCB-2 genomic window:
- a CDS encoding HutP family protein produces MVAESKKIAMAAMRMAMAESREEEVHLKDGFGRHGIRTVAVDYGGEYLTAIKKIVERAIVAAKREGVIQETHGDEGAVAGATREALSQIMPKAMGLNIGGKIGIARRDEHLSVAVFFGVGLLHLDEVAVGLGHRAAPKEIKD; encoded by the coding sequence ATGGTTGCTGAAAGTAAGAAAATTGCTATGGCGGCGATGCGGATGGCTATGGCTGAAAGCCGTGAAGAGGAGGTTCACTTGAAGGACGGTTTCGGACGCCACGGCATTCGCACTGTGGCGGTGGATTATGGGGGCGAATATCTTACAGCTATTAAAAAAATCGTGGAAAGAGCCATTGTTGCCGCGAAACGGGAAGGGGTCATTCAAGAAACCCATGGCGATGAAGGAGCCGTTGCCGGTGCAACCCGGGAAGCTTTGAGCCAGATTATGCCCAAGGCCATGGGATTGAATATCGGTGGAAAAATAGGCATTGCCAGAAGAGATGAACATTTATCGGTAGCGGTTTTCTTCGGCGTGGGTTTATTGCATTTGGATGAGGTGGCGGTAGGCCTGGGACATAGGGCGGCGCCGAAAGAAATCAAGGACTAA
- a CDS encoding Na+/H+ antiporter NhaA — MSTQKKTINFLQEFSIPLILGVLIALVWANLAPENYHHFVHNEIIGHISLHFFVNDIFMVFFFAMAAIEITQSLLPGGSLNPLKRAINPLMATLGGVLGPALVFLGLNALIGSPEFARGWGIPTATDIALAWLVARVVFGAQHAAVSFLLLLAIVDDGIGLMIIAFFYPDPANPVAPLWLLLTVAGMLVAYLLRRKNVQSYWPYIILGGILSWAGLYLAHIHPALALVFIVPFLPHPPREEFGLFEDDPQDHSTLKTFEHEWKIFVDFGLLLFGLTNAGVEFSEINTLTWLVLIALVGGKTIGIFLMGSLATVIGFPFPKGMGYKELLVAGVIAAMGLTVALFVSGVAFIDPGLQGAAKMGALFSAVAAVIAFALGKVLGIKKVKDTQA; from the coding sequence GTGAGTACGCAGAAAAAGACCATCAATTTTTTGCAGGAGTTTTCGATTCCATTAATTCTAGGTGTCCTTATCGCACTTGTTTGGGCTAATTTAGCGCCGGAAAACTACCATCATTTTGTCCACAATGAAATTATCGGCCATATATCTCTTCATTTCTTTGTCAACGATATCTTTATGGTGTTCTTTTTTGCCATGGCAGCGATAGAAATTACTCAAAGCCTGCTGCCCGGAGGAAGCTTAAATCCCCTTAAAAGGGCGATCAATCCTCTGATGGCCACCCTTGGCGGAGTTCTGGGCCCAGCCCTTGTCTTTCTTGGTTTAAATGCCCTGATCGGGAGTCCTGAGTTTGCCAGAGGCTGGGGTATCCCTACAGCCACCGATATTGCTTTAGCCTGGCTGGTGGCAAGGGTAGTGTTTGGAGCTCAGCATGCTGCGGTCTCTTTCTTGCTGCTTCTGGCTATTGTCGATGATGGCATCGGTCTGATGATTATTGCCTTCTTCTACCCTGATCCCGCCAACCCGGTGGCACCCCTCTGGTTATTGCTCACTGTGGCGGGTATGCTGGTTGCTTATCTGCTCAGACGCAAAAATGTTCAGAGCTACTGGCCTTATATCATCTTGGGGGGAATTCTGAGCTGGGCCGGCCTTTATCTGGCCCATATTCACCCGGCTTTGGCCCTGGTGTTTATCGTTCCCTTCCTGCCCCATCCTCCCCGGGAGGAATTCGGCTTATTCGAAGATGATCCCCAGGATCACTCCACTCTGAAAACATTTGAGCACGAATGGAAAATATTCGTGGACTTCGGCCTGCTTTTATTTGGATTAACCAATGCGGGGGTGGAATTCTCAGAAATCAACACTCTCACCTGGCTGGTTCTCATTGCTCTCGTCGGCGGAAAAACCATCGGCATATTCCTCATGGGTTCTTTGGCTACAGTCATCGGCTTTCCCTTCCCCAAAGGCATGGGGTATAAAGAGCTCCTGGTGGCCGGCGTGATAGCGGCTATGGGACTTACCGTTGCCCTATTCGTCTCGGGTGTAGCCTTTATTGATCCGGGTCTGCAGGGAGCAGCAAAGATGGGAGCACTGTTCAGTGCAGTTGCGGCGGTCATTGCTTTCGCCTTGGGTAAAGTGCTCGGAATCAAGAAAGTCAAAGACACTCAGGCTTAA
- a CDS encoding NAD(P)/FAD-dependent oxidoreductase — MKKERVIVIGAGAAGLMAAGQAALKGADVLLLEKKERPGRKIAISGKGRCNLTNAENVGDFIRNYPGNGRFLHGILREFDNVRLCDFFAQYGVETKTERGGRVFPVSDDAEQIVEALLKYIMDAGVELATGQTVEEILLGEEKVRGVRLSNGKVLEGKSVIVCTGGGSYPATGSAGDGYKMAQKLGHKVIPPRPSLVPLRTYEDWVKQVQGLSLRNVEATLWYGGKKQQTEFGEMLFTHFGVSGPIILTLSRWAGEALAGGEKVRLTLNLKPALTAEQLDQRVQRDFKKYLNKQFKNSLDELLPKSLIPLVIQWSQIPPEKAVNSINKEERKHLVHVLQELPLTIKETLPLAAAIVTAGGVDVKEIDPKTMASKKIKGLYWAGEVVDVDGVTGGYNLQAAFAMGYRAGRGAGEYASVDD, encoded by the coding sequence ATGAAGAAAGAACGCGTTATTGTAATCGGAGCAGGAGCAGCCGGACTTATGGCTGCAGGCCAAGCCGCCCTGAAGGGGGCCGACGTGCTGCTCCTGGAAAAGAAAGAACGTCCCGGGCGTAAAATTGCCATTTCCGGCAAAGGACGCTGCAATCTGACCAATGCAGAAAATGTGGGAGATTTTATTCGGAATTATCCAGGCAACGGACGTTTTCTCCATGGCATCTTAAGAGAATTTGATAATGTAAGGCTTTGCGATTTCTTTGCTCAGTATGGTGTTGAGACCAAAACTGAGCGGGGAGGGCGGGTGTTTCCTGTCTCGGATGATGCCGAGCAAATCGTTGAGGCCTTGCTCAAGTATATTATGGATGCAGGGGTGGAACTGGCCACCGGACAGACGGTGGAAGAGATACTCCTGGGTGAAGAGAAGGTCCGGGGTGTGCGTTTAAGCAATGGGAAAGTCCTTGAAGGCAAGTCGGTGATCGTCTGTACGGGAGGGGGGTCTTACCCCGCCACAGGCTCCGCCGGAGATGGCTACAAGATGGCTCAAAAGCTGGGGCATAAGGTGATTCCCCCACGGCCATCTCTTGTTCCCTTGAGAACTTATGAAGATTGGGTAAAGCAGGTTCAAGGGCTTTCCTTAAGGAATGTGGAAGCCACGTTGTGGTATGGCGGGAAAAAGCAGCAAACGGAGTTTGGGGAGATGCTTTTTACTCACTTCGGCGTCTCAGGACCCATCATTCTCACCTTAAGCCGTTGGGCAGGCGAAGCGTTGGCCGGCGGGGAGAAGGTTCGCTTGACCCTTAACCTTAAGCCGGCCTTAACTGCGGAGCAATTGGATCAGAGAGTGCAGAGAGATTTCAAGAAATACTTGAATAAGCAATTCAAGAACTCACTGGATGAGCTGCTTCCCAAAAGCTTAATACCCCTGGTGATCCAATGGTCCCAAATTCCCCCGGAGAAAGCGGTCAATAGCATCAATAAAGAAGAAAGAAAACACCTGGTCCATGTGTTGCAGGAACTTCCTTTAACTATCAAAGAGACTCTGCCTTTAGCGGCAGCTATCGTGACCGCCGGAGGAGTGGATGTCAAAGAAATCGATCCCAAGACCATGGCTTCCAAAAAGATTAAGGGTCTTTATTGGGCCGGAGAAGTAGTGGATGTGGACGGAGTGACGGGAGGATATAACCTGCAGGCAGCCTTTGCCATGGGGTACCGGGCCGGCCGGGGGGCGGGGGAATACGCCTCAGTCGATGACTAG